Proteins encoded together in one Benincasa hispida cultivar B227 chromosome 1, ASM972705v1, whole genome shotgun sequence window:
- the LOC120072005 gene encoding uncharacterized metal-dependent hydrolase YabD isoform X2, protein MAKLSASLRLFDAHCHLQDPRIFDKAPQLISAAVDSGVVRFSVNGISEKDWHLVKQLSESYPCIVPSFGLHPWSVPERTRGWLEKLKEFFEAVPSAAVGEIGLDKGSRGKEINFTDQIEVFQQQLELAKSLERPASIHCVRAFGDLLQIMKSMGPFPAGFILHSYLGSAQMVPEFSKLGAYFSFSGFLMSMEAKKAKKMLKMVPSDRILLETDAPDALPKSKSDSLYLVEGDPSLSEFLKTQEQSAPTGSQQSTLLCSSTDASTLPRETLNHPANIQNVLDYVASLLDISKEELAELSYRNAEHLFSFKGLQTS, encoded by the exons ATGGCTAAATTGTCTGCTTCATTGAGACTATTTGATGCACATTGTCACCTCCAAGATCCAAGAATATTTGATAAAGCACCTCAATTAATTAGTGCAGCAGTGGATTCTGGTGTTGTTCGTTTTTCTGTTAATGGAATCTCCGAG AAAGATTGGCATTTGGTCAAGCAATTGAGTGAATCGTATCCTTGCATAGTTCCATCCTTTGGTCTTCATCCCTG GTCTGTTCCTGAAAGAACTCGTGGCTGGCTTGAAAAACTTAAGGAATTTTTTGAAGCAGTACCAAGCGCAGCAGTTGGAGAG ATTGGTCTGGACAAAGGTTCACGAGGAAAGGAGATCAATTTTACAGATCAG ATTGAGGTCTTTCAGCAACAACTAGAGCTTGCTAAGTCCTTAGAAAGACCAGCATCCATCCATTGTGTCCGTGCTTTTGGTGACCTGCTTCAGATAATGAA ATCTATGGGGCCTTTTCCTGCTGGTTTCATTCTGCATTCTTATCTAGGATCTGCTCAGATGGTTCCGGAGTTCTCCAAGCTAGGTGCTTACTTTTCATTTTCTGGTTTTCTCATGTCCATGGAGGCAAAGAAGGCAAAGAAAATGTTGAAAATG GTGCCCTCAGATAGGATTTTGTTGGAGACTGATGCGCCTGATGCACTTCCCAAGTCAAAGTCAGACTCCCTATATTTGGTTGAAGGCGATCCTTCCCTTTCTGAATTTCTTAAGACCCAAGAACAATCTGCCCCAACAGGCTCACAACAAAGTACTTTGCTTTGTTCCTCTACAGATGCATCAACACTGCCGAGAGAGACTCTCAATCACCCAGCAAACATCCAAAAT GTCCTTGATTATGTTGCATCTTTATTGGATATCAGTAAAGAAGAACTTGCTGAATTGAGTTATAGAAATGCGGAGCATTTATTCTCTTTCAAAGGTCTACAAACCTCTTAG
- the LOC120066975 gene encoding uncharacterized protein LOC120066975: protein MYWAKLYQYPGVTIYLEKVGLQWWARVYQVHCTYDKMMTNIVECLNGVLKDACINIVTDYAMSILKELKLMSRTYRVSPVDMHIIHVDGGYLEGLVDLRSRTCTCMEFNCIEIPCSHAISAATLRNIKVQTLCAKWFTVECVLAAYAEPIFPVGHRQECS, encoded by the coding sequence ATGTATTGGGCTAAGCTCTATCAGTATCCTGGTGTGACGATCTATCTTGAGAAGGTTGGATTACAATGGTGGGCAAGGGTTTATCAAGTCCATTGTACGTATGACAAGATGATGACAAATATAGTAGAATGCCTCAATGGAGTGTTGAAAGATGCATGCATAAACATCGTAACTGATTATGCAATGAGTATTCTTAAGGAATTAAAATTGATGTCTAGAACATATCGTGTTTCCCCGGTGGATATGCATATAATTCATGTGGACGGTGGATATTTAGAGGGGTTGGTTGATCTTCGTTCACGAACATGTACTTGTATGGAGTTTAATTGCATCGAGATCCCGTGCTCCCATGCAATATCTGCAGCAACCCTGAGAAACATTAAGGTTCAAACATTATGTGCAAAATGGTTTACAGTTGAGTGTGTGCTTGCTGCTTATGCCGAACCAATCTTCCCAGTTGGACATAGACAAGAATGCAGCTGA
- the LOC120072005 gene encoding uncharacterized metal-dependent hydrolase YabD isoform X1, whose product METEGMAKLSASLRLFDAHCHLQDPRIFDKAPQLISAAVDSGVVRFSVNGISEKDWHLVKQLSESYPCIVPSFGLHPWSVPERTRGWLEKLKEFFEAVPSAAVGEIGLDKGSRGKEINFTDQIEVFQQQLELAKSLERPASIHCVRAFGDLLQIMKSMGPFPAGFILHSYLGSAQMVPEFSKLGAYFSFSGFLMSMEAKKAKKMLKMVPSDRILLETDAPDALPKSKSDSLYLVEGDPSLSEFLKTQEQSAPTGSQQSTLLCSSTDASTLPRETLNHPANIQNVLDYVASLLDISKEELAELSYRNAEHLFSFKGLQTS is encoded by the exons ATGGAAACTGAAG GGATGGCTAAATTGTCTGCTTCATTGAGACTATTTGATGCACATTGTCACCTCCAAGATCCAAGAATATTTGATAAAGCACCTCAATTAATTAGTGCAGCAGTGGATTCTGGTGTTGTTCGTTTTTCTGTTAATGGAATCTCCGAG AAAGATTGGCATTTGGTCAAGCAATTGAGTGAATCGTATCCTTGCATAGTTCCATCCTTTGGTCTTCATCCCTG GTCTGTTCCTGAAAGAACTCGTGGCTGGCTTGAAAAACTTAAGGAATTTTTTGAAGCAGTACCAAGCGCAGCAGTTGGAGAG ATTGGTCTGGACAAAGGTTCACGAGGAAAGGAGATCAATTTTACAGATCAG ATTGAGGTCTTTCAGCAACAACTAGAGCTTGCTAAGTCCTTAGAAAGACCAGCATCCATCCATTGTGTCCGTGCTTTTGGTGACCTGCTTCAGATAATGAA ATCTATGGGGCCTTTTCCTGCTGGTTTCATTCTGCATTCTTATCTAGGATCTGCTCAGATGGTTCCGGAGTTCTCCAAGCTAGGTGCTTACTTTTCATTTTCTGGTTTTCTCATGTCCATGGAGGCAAAGAAGGCAAAGAAAATGTTGAAAATG GTGCCCTCAGATAGGATTTTGTTGGAGACTGATGCGCCTGATGCACTTCCCAAGTCAAAGTCAGACTCCCTATATTTGGTTGAAGGCGATCCTTCCCTTTCTGAATTTCTTAAGACCCAAGAACAATCTGCCCCAACAGGCTCACAACAAAGTACTTTGCTTTGTTCCTCTACAGATGCATCAACACTGCCGAGAGAGACTCTCAATCACCCAGCAAACATCCAAAAT GTCCTTGATTATGTTGCATCTTTATTGGATATCAGTAAAGAAGAACTTGCTGAATTGAGTTATAGAAATGCGGAGCATTTATTCTCTTTCAAAGGTCTACAAACCTCTTAG